One Sediminispirochaeta bajacaliforniensis DSM 16054 genomic window, TCCCGTTTCCGTTTGCCTTGAGATGAGCCTTCTCTTTCTATTGGTATACCTATTCGCTTTCTGGTATATCATCAAAAAAAGAGCGTTTTCCTTGCTTTTCCTGGGAATTCCAGTGCTCTATTTTCCTTTTTGGCGACTTGATAGTTTGGATTTGGGCTATCGCCTTTTCCTATCGGCCACACCCTGCGGGATCGCTCTTACATGCTTTTTTGCCGCCGAACTTTTTCCCAAGCGCCTGGAGGGGAAATCTTGGCTGCGGTTCCTCTTGGTCGACGTCGGAGTTTTTCTGACGTTTGCAACGATAACGGTCTACAAACCTGAACAGGATCCGCCGTATGGTCTTTATCGAAGGGTGGTTGCCTCGGTGGATCTTCCCGACGATAGCCTGCTCATCGCGCACCAGGGGCTGAACCACGTCTATACCTTTTATAAGGACTTTCGTGATGCCCTTAACTATGAACCCGATTTTCCTGTTCCCGAAGGGAAATTGTGGCGGATTGCTTACGAAGCGCCGGAATCTGTTATCAAACGGCGTTATCCTGCTGCCGTCGAAACCGGAGAAATTCGTAGCCTTGGGTATGGCTATCTTTTGATCCGGGAAAAGCTATGGCAGGATTATTTGGCCTGGGAAGATGAACCGATCAGCAGGAATTTGAAAAACTGGTATAATCCTCATTCAAGCCGACCAAGGTTTGTCAGGTAGCTACTGTCCAGAATCGTGGTGGGAAATGAATAAAATCTCCTTTTCTTGTAGTTACTTTTAGACCTTTCTATTGATGTACTCGGAGTAATCCTTGAGCCGGGGAACATATTCACTTTCGAATAGGCTGGATGAGATCATATAGTCGGCAGTCGAGCGGTTATTGGCCAGAGGGACATTGTACAAAACGGCAATCCGGGTAAGGGCCTTTACATCCACATCATGGGGTTGAGGCTCCATGGGGTCCCACAAAAAGATCATCATATCGATTCCTCCCTCTGCTATAAGGGCTCCCAGCTGCTGATCCCCTCCCAATGGGCCCGATTTAAGTTTTTTAAGGTCCAAATCGCTTTTGGTGTATTTTTTCCCATCTTTTTGATTTTCAATCTTGGAAAGAAAAGCTTTTTCCACCAAGGTGCCTGTTGTTCCGGTACAGTAGAGACGATGGGGAATTAAAGACTCCCAATTATATTCAACCCACTCAATGAGGTTTTTTTTCCGATTGTCATGTGCCACTAAGGCTATTTGTTTTCTCTTTTTCATGGGGTCAATATACGTAGATTTTCTCTTTTAGGCAATCAGAACGAGTAATGCTGCTTTTTGATTCGTGTAGTAAAAGGTTAACGGATGGAGATGATTATGTGGTATACTTTTTAACACCAGCAAACATATTGGGAAGGAGGCTTTACGTTATGAAAAAGGTATGTTTTTTTTTCACAATGGTTTTTTTCCTTTCTTCGTTTTCTGCTGCGGCTCATGCCGATCCTATTCGTTCCGGTCTTGGTGTTCAACTTTCGAGCGATGGGACCGCTGCATTGGTGCTCCATGCATCGAACATTGAAGCGGGGATTAAGGCTCAAGCGTTTCTCTACGATTATGCTAGCGAAACCGCCAGCTATCCCAACCTATTAGTCGTTGGGATGCATGTGGCATACCTATTCTCTTCTGCCCAGGCTGATTCCGAGTTCGGTATAGGCATTGAGGCCCACACTGGTATTGGTTTGGAAGACCTAGAGTATGACGAATATATCGATCTGGGACTTCGCCTTTCGATTAACCAGCCGATATCCAGGCGCCTCTATATTTCAGGAATTCTCTATCCGTTTTTTATGGAGACGCGTGATGAGTCCGATGTTGATGACGATTGGGAGATGACAGTAACGCTTCCAAAAGCAAGCGTCGCCTTTACGCTTATCTTCTGATCGAAACCTGAAGCAGGATTTCTCGAAAACTCTTTCTCACCATTTCCTTGATGATTTTCTATTCAGCCATGTGTTTTGTTGGTACAATGTTTTGCATACATGGGAAATAGACCGTATCACATAATACTTCTTCAATTTCTCATACACCTTTTTGTACTGCTGTTATTCTTTACTGCACAGAATCTTCCTGATTTCCCAATTCAATGGGTCGTTCAATTTGCGGGACTCCTTTGCCTTTCTCTTATGTTCAGTATAGCTGCCTTGTTTTTTCAGAACGCTGTGCTACATAGTCTGATTCTTTTTCTTCGGACGATGATCTTCCTGCTGTTGGGGTTTCCCCTTGGAACCAATATTTCTATAGAAACGGTATTGCTGGTGTCTATTCTCTTCGACATGCATATGTACTTACCTGGTTCTGTTGCTTTTGTTTTGTCGATATTGATCATCTTGCTGGCATGGAGCTTTCAAAGGTCATGTCTGATCTGGGATATGGAACAAAGCAGCCCCCCCATGAGTAACCGGTTACTTTTTCTTGTATTCGGTCTTGCCGTTGATGCATGTCTTTTTGTCTTAAGCATGTATACCCGTAAGCTGGCCAAAACTCGAAATATACTGGAACATTATGAAATATCGATCTCAAATCTGATGGAAGCCAATTTGCGATTGCAAAATAGCATAGTGACCGAAATTACTCAGGCAACCAATAATGAACGGAAGAGAATAGCACAGGACCTTCATGATATAATCGGTCATTCGATGGTGAATATCATGATGATTACCGATTCCATAAAGGACAGACTCGACGATAGAGAAGGGATAAAGGCATATTGCGATGTCATTCATCAGCAGGCATCGGGAGCCTTAAGCGAAACGGAAAATTCGATGCGCAGGTTAAGAAATCAGTATGATAAGCGTAAGTATGATAGTGTCGCCATAAAAAAACTGACTTCGATCTTTGAAAAAGCCACCGGTGTTGAAGTTTTATTGGAGTTTCGGAATGCACCGACCACCTTTGGTGAGAAAATCGACCGAATTGTGTACCGTTGTATCCAAGAGGGCCTCACAAATGCCTTTCGTCATGGTAGAGCAAATCGTATCACCATTCTCTACTGGAAACATGAAACCGGCGAAATGGAGATTACGATAAAAGATAACGGTAAAGGTGTGAAAAATCTTAATGAGGGTATCGGCATATGGGGAATGCGTGAGAGACTTTCCGGAATAGGAGGAAGTATCACGGTAAATCCTTCCGAATTCGGATTTTTCTTAACCCTTACCTTTCCGTTTTGCACCGTTTCAGACCAGGAGGTTGTATCCGATGATAGAGTTGGTTATTGCTGATGATCAGGTACTCTTTGTGGATACCTTGAAAAGTGTTATAGAACATCGCGCGAAGGATATTCATATCACGGGGGTTGCCTACGACGGAAAAACGGCATTGCAGATCATTGAACAAACAAATCCCGATGTGGCGCTCTTAGATGTAAAAATGCCCTATATAAATGGTCTGGAACTTTCGCAAAAGCTTTACATGATTCGTCCTGGGGTTAAGGTGATAATTCTTACCACCTTTCCCGATGATGAATTTGTCGAACAAGCCTTGCAGCACGGCGCTGCGGGGTATCTGCTAAAGAACATGCTTTCGGATGATCTTATTAATTCCATTAGAATGGTCCATTCTGGAAATATCTTGATATCAGAAAAGGTCGGTTCGGTGTTGCAGCAACGAGATCATAACGATTGCACCAGGGAGAAGAACGAATCCTTTACCAAAACCCGCCGGGAACTCTTGCGCCAGTTAAGTAGAAGGGAACGGGAGGTGTACGGATTGATGCTTCAGGGATACAGTAACGACGAAATTGCTGAGATGTTGTTTATTGCCACGCAAACGGTAAAAAATCATATCCGCTCGATATATTCAAAAAGTGGCTTTCATAATCGATCAGACATCATTCATTTGGATGATTCGGAACAGTAGGAAACATCAGACGCGCATATCTCCTATTTCTCTGGCAAAGCGGGCTCTTTAGTACTTTTTTAGTACCCCAATTGGTACTTTTAGGCCTTTACCGCTGAGTCGACCATCCCTATTGTCATAATAATTAGGAGGTTTGAATCATGAAAAAAATCCAAGCATTTCTTGGTATGCTGGTGCTTTTATCAAGCACGTTGCCTATCTATGCAGGAGGTCGGCAGGAAGGCGAAGAGGGCATTACCATCTGGACAAAGTATAACGCGCTTAATCCAGAAAACATCCGTGATGAATGGCTGAAAAAAACATTGGAGGAGTATCAGGCGGAAACAGGAAAAGTAGTCGAGAATATTTTTGTCCCATACGACCAGATTAACAATAAGCTTAATGTCGCCGTAACGGCGGGCGGTCAAGTTCCGGAAATTTCATACGTGGACAGCCAACAGCAGGCCTTTTACATCACCAACGACACCCTTATGGATCTTACCGATTATGTGAAGGATGCATCATGGTATAAAGATCTTAGTCCCCGAGCATTGGCTGCATGCACCGCACCGGACGGACGCATCTTGTGTGTCCCATTGAATATCGGCACGAGGGTAAGCTATGTCTGGGCAGATGCCTGGCCGAATGGGTTTCCGGGAACTACTACGGAGTTTCTAAAAGAAGCTGAAAGGATCAAGGCTGAAGGACACTATGCCATTACGTTTAAGGCCTCGGAGAAGTATGGAGCCGAAGGGCTCTACTATGGCCTAATAAAAAGCTATGGGGGAAGGTACGGCGATGGAAAGGGACAGGCTGGCTGGGCCAGTCCCGAGACCGCAACTGCCGTGGAATTCCTTCGCACTCTTTTCAAAAACGGTTACGCACCCGAGATCGATCTTGCCCCGGGATTCGACAATGAAAGGCCTTTTATGCAGGGCGATGCGGTATCTTTCGCCGGCATTTCATGGTCCTACGTATATATGAATCCCCTTACGGCACCGGATGGCACGATTTTTGATAATGGGGCCCAGTCCGTGGCAAAAGCGGTCGAGGCTGGCAAAATCATTGTTGCGCCTTATCTTTCGGCACCAAATGGAGAGCCTGTGGCGGCCATTACCTGTTCGGCACTTGCCATTCCTCAGGGAGCCGAGCATATAGCGGAAGCCAAGGCTTTTATCGATTGGCTCATGACTACCGAACGGAATGCTGAATGTGCCGAGGCCATTGGGGGCCTGCCTTCGCTTCGTCCTGCCATGGATACACCGACTTTTAAGAACGCCTACTGGCAGCAGGTTGCGAAGATCACGGAATCCTATGGGGCTCCCTATCCTGCGCTGGCAGAATATGATCGGGCTCTCACAAAGCTGGCTCAAACATTCGAGGCGCTCCTGGCCAATCCGAATTTGGATAGTATGGAAAGGCTTAAACAAGCCCAGGAAGAGGTAAACAGATAATGAGTGAAAGAGAAGGTGGTTCCCGCCGGAATTTCACCTTCTCCTCTCTCTTCTGACCTCTCCAAGTATCTTACAAATTTGAAAGGGACATTATATTGGATGTACACAATGAATTGCTGAAAAAACGTTTTCCCTCGACCAGCAGAGGCAGAACGGCTTTTTATCTTATTTCGCCCGCGGTGTTTTTTTTGTTTGTCTTGCAGGTATACCCGATTTTATATGCGTTATATCTAAGCTTTTTCAAAACGCGAGGGCGTTCCATGAGTTTTGTGGGGCTTGATAATTACCTTCGGTTGCTGAGCGATACAGATTTCTGGGCAAGCTTGCGACATACATTCTTTTTTACTGCGGGTTATCTCGTATTAACATTGTGCTTAAGTCTTTTTCTCGCACTGCTGCTTAATCGGCGCATGAAACTATCTCCTTTTTATATCTTGGTGATTTTCACCCCCTGGGTGCTTTCGCCGGTAATTGCCGGGACCATGTGGCGATGGCTTTTTCAGCCCGCTTACGGTGTTCTGCAATTCTTGCTGGAGCCGATATTCCATAAGACGCTGATTACGGACGACAAGGGTGCAATGGGCATCGTCATTCTCGCCCTTTCCTGGCGTAATCTTCCTCTTACTACGCTGCTTTTTCTCGGGGGCCTGCAAACCATTTCATCCGAAATATACGAATGCGCCTCTCTGGATGGAGCAACAGCATGGCAACGCTTTTCCCAAATCACCATGCCCCTGATGAAGCCCAGTCTTCTTATCAACATATTGATAAATACCATCCGCGGAATAAACGTCATCAGCATTATATTGTCGATCACCCGTGGTGGTCCTGGAAGGGCGACAGAGGTTTTGGGTCTCTTTCTCTATCGTAACACATGGCAATACGGTGATTTTGGGACCGGAGCGGCTCTGGGAATTCTGATGTTTCTACTGACCGGTGTCGTGTCGCTCATCTATTTACGGACCATCAGGATGGAGAATTGATTATGGCAAAGCGACCTTCCCACATTCCGCTGAATAACATACTCGTGCATCTGTTTCTTATCATTATGTGTCTTCTCATCATTTTTCCGGTTATTTATACACTGATGACATCATTCAAAAATGAAATAGACGTACTAACGGCACCTCCCACTTTTTTCCCGCCGAAATGGGTTCTTAGCGGGTATGCCCAGGTCTTTCGAAGTGACATGGTACATGTGTATCTGGTCAATACCATCCTCAATTCGGTTATAGCCTCGGTGATAGCGATTCCTCTTGCAAGTCTGGCAGGATATGGATTTTCACGCTATAAATTTCGTGGGAGTATGCTGCTGCAAACGGCAATTCTTGCAGTCTGGATGATTCCTCATCTTACAAATTTACTGCCCTTATATAAGCTGAGTTCACAGCTGCACCTGTTGCAGACCAGAATCCCTCTTGTTTTGGTCTATGTTTCCTACGGTCTGCCCATAAGCATCTGGATAATAAAGAGTTTTATCGATGCAATTCCCGAAGAGCTTGAAGATGCCACCCATTTGGATGGTTGTACCCCGCTTCAGTCTCTTTGGTACGTCATAACCCCACTGGCCGCCCCAGGCCTTTTTTCTGCTTTCCTCATGATTTTTGTAGACTCATGGAATGAATTTCTGTCGGCGGTAGTCCTTATTACCAATAATGAACTCAAAACAGCTACGGTAGGCTTGTATGATTTTCAGTCGGCATTCGAAACCTCGTATCATACCCTTGCGGCTGCCTGTATCGTTATTGCGATCCCCGTACTACTTACCTTCATTCTCGGCAGAAAGTTTTTTTTCCAGGCAATGCTGGAAGGCGCCCTGAAAGGTTGATGCGCGGCAAACAAGCCGGACAAGCCGACAAACGATAGGAGTAAAAGATTATGCAGATAAAGGATAGCGTGATATTGATAACGGGAGGTGCCATTCGGGTAGGAAGAGCATTCGCTCTCTATTTTGCCGAACAGGGAGCCAACATCGCCTTCAGCTATCTCAGTCCGGAAGAGAACCCGGAAGAAACAAAAAAAGAGATAGAAGCCTTGGGCGTGGGGGCCCTATCAGTCAGGACCGATGTGTCTGATCTTCACCAGATCGAAAGGTTGGTAACTGAAACCATGGATAGGTTCGGAAGAATCGACACCCTTATCAACGGCGCCGGAATCTGGCTTAAATCCCCCTTCCTTGAGATCAGTGAAAAAGAATGGGATCTTTCTATCAGTGTGAACCTCAAGGGGCCTTTCTTTTGCTCTCAGGCTGTTGCCCCCATCATGCGGAAGCAGAAGGGCGGGGTAATCGTCAATATAACCGATCTGTCTGCCTTTCAGGTGTGGGATTCTTACAGCCACCATGCCGCATCAAAGGCAGGCCTTGTCTCTGTTACCAAGTACCTTGCGGCCGAGCTGGCGCCTTACATCCGGGTGAACGCCATTGCCCCGGGGACCATCCTTCTGCCGCCGGGGGCAAGCGAAGAGAAAATCACATGGTCGCGGGAGAAATCGTTGCTGAAGAGAATAGGAACCCCGGAAGAGGCTGCCATGCTCATTCGTTTGATCATCGAAAACGATTTTATCACCGGAGGGATATATCCCGTCGATGGCGGGCGGTCTCTCGTATGAATGGGGCTCCCTCCTGCCGCTCTGTTTTGATCTATGGGGCTGCCGTGTTCCTGCCCGATGGCTGGATAGAGCCGGGGTATATCTACCTGAAGCATGGTGTTGTTGAGCAGCTGGGAGCGGGAGATGTCCCCCAGGGGCTTTTCCAAGAGGCCGATACCGTCATACATGCACGCAATCGTGCAGTATTACCCGGACTGACGAATGCGCATACCCATTTTGCTCAGACCTTTATGCGGGGTCTTGCCGGCGGCAGGCCCCTTTTGCGCTGGCTGAAGGAGCGGATCTGGCCTCTTCAGGCCGCCTTCGCTGCGGATGATATGGATCTCGCCGCACGCTTGGGAATCCTTGAGAACATCCGTTGTGGAGCGACGCACATAACCGATCATCATAAAGTAACATACACTCCGGAACATACCCATGTCGTCTGTAAGGCCGCCGACGACATGGGGGTCTATATGACCCTGGCCCGTTCCTGGTCGGATATAGGGGCTGGTGCGGAAGAGCCCCGACAGATTCTCGATCATCTTGCTTCTCTCTATTCAACATGGCAGGGGGGACGTATTTCCATCGCAAATGGCCCGCTGGCTGCGTGGCGATGCAGTGCCCAGACACTTCTCGAAAGCCACGAGCTTGCTCTGAACAACGGTTCTTTTTCACATATCCATATAGCAGAATCTCTGGATGAGATAGAGATGAGTGGAGAGAAATACCAGATGTCTCCTTTCGCGTGGCTTGATTCTCTCGGTATTCTTGATGCCCGAATGCAGCTTGTCCATGCTGTCTGGGCCGATGAACATGATGTCGATAGGATTGCCGATTCCGGAGCTATCGTTGTTCACTGTCCGGTAAGTAATGAGGTGCTTGGTTCCGGAATTGCGCCGCTATCCACATTCCTTGCGCGAGATGTGCGGGTTCTCCTTGGAACCGACGGCCCTGCAAGTAATGATACCCAGGACATCTTTGAAACAATAAAAGCCTCCTTGCTGCTTTCCAGAGTTTCCACACGTAACGCCAATAGTCTAAGCCCTGCCGAGGCCCTTCATATGGCCCTTGATGGAAGAAGGATAAAGGAGGGTGGGGCGGCTGATCTGATCATTGTAAACCTCGATCATCCACGAGCGACTCCTGTACACGACCATGATTCCGCACTTACCCTCTGCTGTCACGGCAGCGATGTGGAGACGGTGATAGTGGATGGGAAAATCCTCATGCATGACAACAAAGTATTGGTCGGGGATGAAGCGTCTCTGCTCTCCGAATGCAGGGAGCGGGTTAAATTTCTGAGGGAAAGGGCGGGGTTGGAATAGCGGGAGTGGAGAGGTGGCACCGTCTTCAAAGATTATCCACATCCCTGAATGTCCCAAGCTCTACATTGGGGAATACAACTGAAATCGTTGTGACATCATCGACCTGAATGGAGATGTTCCCAAACAGCTGTTCTTCGGCAAGGACCGTGGTAATCAGCAGATCGGTTCCCGAAGGGACCAGCTCTTCTTTTCCTCCCAATGATCCTTCCAGTTTTAGCGTGATCACGAAGTTGTTTCCCTCTTGTGAAAATATGATGGTGATTCGATCATTGTCATGTGTACATGCGGCTGAGCCGCTGACGGCGGTACGAATCAGTTCATTGATGATCATCCCGCAGGGAATTGCATGATTTATCCCCAAGGTAAATGGGGTATTGTGAAGCAATAGTTGACAGCCTGTCGGAGGTGTTTCGGCAGCCTCATGTGCCGCCCGAAATATTTCATGACTATAGAGCGCCATGTCCACCTCTTTCAGATTCGGGGAACGGTAGAGGAGTTCATGAACATAGGCCAGGGAATGAATGCGGGATTCAAACCGCTTAAAAAAATCTTCTGTCCATGGATAGACTTTCTCAGGCTTATCAATCGATATGAGGCTTTTTACGAATTGAAGATTGTTGTTGACTCTATGGTAGACCTCCTGCAGAAGGATGGTCCGCTCTGCAAGTGCCCGTTCAAGAGCCTTATTGTTTTCATGGAGTGCATGGGTTTTTTCTTCCACGACCTTTTCGAGCCCTGCATTGATCTGTTCAAGCAGTCTTCTTCCCCGTTGAATGTCGAGTTGTGTTTCTATCCGTGCTATGAGTTCCACAGGTTCAAAGGGTTTGAGGATATAGTCACGGCCGCCGGCCGCAAAGGCCTTGGCTATCAGGTCGTGGTCGTCAATGGCTGAGATAAACAAGACGGGAATCTCTGCCGTTTCCGGGGTGGCTTTTATTCTCCTACAGGTTTCAATACCGTTAATGCCTGGCATTCTGATATCGAGCAGTATAAGATCGAACTGCCTATGCTGAAGTAGTTCAATGGCTTCCAGACCGCTCAGGGCTGCGGCTATGCGATACCCCTTTTTCCTGAGAATGGAGCTGAGAATGAAAAGATTATTACGCGTGTCGTCAACAATGAGAATATTCCAATATTCTTTCTCATTCATCGCTTGCCGCCTTCTGTTTCATGGCTGCCAAAAGTTCATCGAAAGAGGCCAGCTGCTGGCGAACGGCATCAATATCAAAGGAGAGCATCGACTGCCGCAGGGATGTGCCCCACGTGACAAGATCAGGAACGTGGTAGCTTTGGGCCAATGTTCCTATTTCATCTGCAATATCGATGATATCATCAACAAGCAAATCCTGACCAATGGAGTGTAGCCTTGGAAGGAAGCTTCGTTCCATGGTGGTGATCAGGGTTTCCAGCTCTTCGCGAGAAGCTTCTCTATCTCCCTGTTGTGCTGTTTTCTTGTCCCCGTTATTGGAACGGGCATCTGATGAGCTTCCCTCTTCATACGGGAGATACCGTTTTAACTCTTCTATCAGCCGACTTTTTCGAATTGGCTTTCGCAGAAAGGAATCGGCATAAATTTTCATGGCCCACTCGTCATTCTTGGTGATGGATGCTGTGAGCAGAATGATCGGAATAGAGGCTGTGCTTTCGTTTGCCTTGAGCTTTTCTATTAATTGTATGCCGCCCATAATAGGCATTTTGAGATCGGAAATAATGAGGTCGGGGGTGAAGTCGGAAAGCTGTGAGAGTGCTTCCGCCCCGTTCGATGCCTCTCGATACGTGAAAGGGCAATCGTTCAGAAACCCCCTTATCAGGAGGTTATTTTCCGGCACATCATCCACGAGGAGGAGTTTGGAAGGAGAAAATTGTACATGTTCTGTATCCTCATTTTCTTTCTCAAGAGAGGCCTTCTCGACGATGGCGACATTGGGAAGCTCGATTGAAAAAATAGCACCTTCGCCTGGGGTGCTGGTAAGTGAAATGGTCCCTCCCATTAATGTCGAAAGACGTCGGCTGATGGCGAGTCCAAGGCCGGTCCCCCCATACTTGCGGTCCCACGCTACCTCTCCTTGCTCGAATATACCGAAGATACGTTCCTGATCGAAAACGGCAATTCCCGGTCCCGAATCGGCCACATCGATACGGAGGTCCACGCTTGTGGCCTCTTCCGAATGCTTCCATGTGTTTATCACAATTCGCACTCCTCCGACTGTCGTAAATTTTATTGCATTACCGACAAGGTTCACCAATATCTGGCGAAGGCGTGTTCTGTCGATGAGGAGTGCCTCCGGCGTTGCCGTTGCAATCTCTACATCGAGGATGAGATGCTTCTTTTCCGCCAGGGGGGCATAGAAATAACGCAGCTCTTCCATAAGAGATGTGATATCCGTAGGTTCCGGTTTGAGAACGATTTTGTCTGCTTCGACTTTGGAAAGATCAAGAAGATCGTTGATAATGGCCAGGAGTGTTGTTCCGCTTGAGTTGATTGCCTCGATATACTTACGTCGACGCGGGTCACTTTCTTCTGCTTCCAGAATTTCGGTGAAACCGAGGATTGCATTCATTGGCGTTCGTATTTCATGGCTCATGTTGGCCAGAAAAATAGTTTTGGTCTTGTTGGCCGATTCCGCTTCATTCTTGGCCCTGCGAAGTTCCTTCTCCGATCGTTTCCGCATTTCATCGGCAGTAACCCAATTCCAGATGATCAGCCATGTGACAAAAAGATAGGTGATCCACCCCATGCCGATCGTTGCCAGACGTCGGTGTATGGGACGATTGAGATCTGCTTTGCCGATAAACGATACGCATTTCCACGCTTCGCTGAAGTGGACCTTGAGCAAGGAAAAGGGTGCCTGCCATTTTTCATGGGGGCGGATTGTCGAAAAGCTGAAAAGACCCGAATGTGTTTCAACACTTCCTTCTTCAAAGTTCATGATTGTTGCGGCAGCTTCGGGGAAACGGTCGTAAATGGTTCGTTCTTTGCGATCATCGAACATGAACCCCCATTCGTCTTTCGCCGTTGGGCCTCTAAACCAATAGCCGTCGGAGTTAAGAAAAAAAAGGCGAAGATCCCCGAGTATGGAGGCCTTTTCCATGCGCTCGAGTAGTTTTTCACCGAGATAATTGAGCACGATGATGCCCCTCTTGTTTCCCAGGTAATCGGTGACCGGCATACCGATTCTGAGCATCGGTTTATATGGTACTTCCAGCTCCCCATGTTCGATATTAAGATCCAGGGGTGAAATATAGGCCTCCCCCGGCTCAAGTTTGAATGATTCGGTGAAATAGTATCGGTCTCGTTTGTCCTGCAGTTCTTCCTGCGGAACGATAACTGCCTTTCCATCTATAAGATTAACCCGAATGCGTTCAAAGCCTGTCTCATCGATAAGACGAACCTGGTCGTATATTTGGCGTGCATTGCTAAACATCAGGAAATCCCAACGAATGTTTTCCATGGCACGGCTTTTTTCCCATGGATCATCGGAAAAAAGGTCCGGTATGCAACTTAACTGGGCCAGAAAATTTACATCGGAGATTATGTGCATGAGTTCGTCTTCGACGATATAAAACTGGATTCCGACGGCATGCTTCTGAGATTCTATAATAGAGCTTCTTTCAACCCTACTGGGAATAAAAACCATCAGAGCGGCGACAAGTGTACCGAATAAGAATACCGGTAAGAGAAGCCGCGCTGCTCTGATGCGAACGTTCTTTGTTTTTCCTTCTTTACTCATGGGCTTCCTTTCTATATGCCGGATAGTCCCACCCTGTTGCTCAATACCGACGACAGCCCTAAGTATAGTAAAGAAGTTAGCGATTGCAAAAATTCGGCTGTTTAACTATTTCGGATAAACCATCCTTAACCCCGAGATTGTACCAATTCCGCATATTTCCCCGTAGAGGCGTGTCAGAAGCGGCTCATCGAGGATACGGGAGGGATTTCCTTTTGCCATCAGTCCTCCCCGGCCCATGACCAGGACATGGTCGCAGAACCAGGAGACATGATTGGGGTCATGGGCGCAGGCGAAGACCGTCTTCCCCGTTTCGACGATCTCTCTGAGGATCTTCCAGATCATGATCTGATTTTTGAAATCGAGAGAGGAGGTCGGCTCATCGAGCATAATAAGAGGTGTGTCTTGGGCAAGGGCTCGGGCTATGAGAACAAGCTGACGCTGACCGCCTGATATATTGGTATAGGGTTTGTCGGCGATTTGGGATAAACCCAATCGTGCCATTGCCTCTTCGGTGCGCTCACGATCTTCCTTCGTGATGCCGAAGACTCCTCCGAAATGGGGAGCCCTCCCCATGAGAACCACCTCACGTACCAGGAAAGGAAAGGGTGAGGAATGATCTTGGGGAACATAGGCCACCAGTTTTGCCATTGCCGCCGTGGATATTCTGGAATGCTCCCTGCCTGCTATGGTGATATTCCCCTTTGCCTTGAGAAGGCCGAGGCAGCATTTGAACAATGTCGTTTTTCCTGAGCCATTTGGACCGAAGAGCCCGCAGAGCCGACCCTTTTCGACATGGAAGGAAACCTTGGAAAAGAGCGGGGTGGTGTCGTAGGAAAACTCGATTTCGGCAGCTTTCAGCATTGTCTTCTCCTTATCCATAAAGGGTTTTACCCTTGCTGCGCAGAAGATAGATCAGGAATGGGGCCCCCACGACGGAGGTGAGGATACCGATGGGGATCTCCGAGCTTGCGATTGTCCTTGCCATTGTA contains:
- a CDS encoding response regulator; the encoded protein is MNEKEYWNILIVDDTRNNLFILSSILRKKGYRIAAALSGLEAIELLQHRQFDLILLDIRMPGINGIETCRRIKATPETAEIPVLFISAIDDHDLIAKAFAAGGRDYILKPFEPVELIARIETQLDIQRGRRLLEQINAGLEKVVEEKTHALHENNKALERALAERTILLQEVYHRVNNNLQFVKSLISIDKPEKVYPWTEDFFKRFESRIHSLAYVHELLYRSPNLKEVDMALYSHEIFRAAHEAAETPPTGCQLLLHNTPFTLGINHAIPCGMIINELIRTAVSGSAACTHDNDRITIIFSQEGNNFVITLKLEGSLGGKEELVPSGTDLLITTVLAEEQLFGNISIQVDDVTTISVVFPNVELGTFRDVDNL
- a CDS encoding SDR family NAD(P)-dependent oxidoreductase, with the protein product MQIKDSVILITGGAIRVGRAFALYFAEQGANIAFSYLSPEENPEETKKEIEALGVGALSVRTDVSDLHQIERLVTETMDRFGRIDTLINGAGIWLKSPFLEISEKEWDLSISVNLKGPFFCSQAVAPIMRKQKGGVIVNITDLSAFQVWDSYSHHAASKAGLVSVTKYLAAELAPYIRVNAIAPGTILLPPGASEEKITWSREKSLLKRIGTPEEAAMLIRLIIENDFITGGIYPVDGGRSLV
- a CDS encoding carbohydrate ABC transporter permease — translated: MAKRPSHIPLNNILVHLFLIIMCLLIIFPVIYTLMTSFKNEIDVLTAPPTFFPPKWVLSGYAQVFRSDMVHVYLVNTILNSVIASVIAIPLASLAGYGFSRYKFRGSMLLQTAILAVWMIPHLTNLLPLYKLSSQLHLLQTRIPLVLVYVSYGLPISIWIIKSFIDAIPEELEDATHLDGCTPLQSLWYVITPLAAPGLFSAFLMIFVDSWNEFLSAVVLITNNELKTATVGLYDFQSAFETSYHTLAAACIVIAIPVLLTFILGRKFFFQAMLEGALKG
- a CDS encoding amidohydrolase family protein, with the translated sequence MNGAPSCRSVLIYGAAVFLPDGWIEPGYIYLKHGVVEQLGAGDVPQGLFQEADTVIHARNRAVLPGLTNAHTHFAQTFMRGLAGGRPLLRWLKERIWPLQAAFAADDMDLAARLGILENIRCGATHITDHHKVTYTPEHTHVVCKAADDMGVYMTLARSWSDIGAGAEEPRQILDHLASLYSTWQGGRISIANGPLAAWRCSAQTLLESHELALNNGSFSHIHIAESLDEIEMSGEKYQMSPFAWLDSLGILDARMQLVHAVWADEHDVDRIADSGAIVVHCPVSNEVLGSGIAPLSTFLARDVRVLLGTDGPASNDTQDIFETIKASLLLSRVSTRNANSLSPAEALHMALDGRRIKEGGAADLIIVNLDHPRATPVHDHDSALTLCCHGSDVETVIVDGKILMHDNKVLVGDEASLLSECRERVKFLRERAGLE